A single window of Oerskovia paurometabola DNA harbors:
- the arfB gene encoding alternative ribosome rescue aminoacyl-tRNA hydrolase ArfB, protein MTTVPHRGLAVSPALTIPEGELAWRFSRSSGPGGQGVNTTDSRVELSWDVEASAVLSDSQRARLLARLDKRLVAGVLTVTASENREQLRNRAAARTRLAVLVAEGLAPPARQRRATRPTRGSQERRLAAKKQRTTTKQMRRRPTD, encoded by the coding sequence ATGACCACCGTCCCGCACCGAGGCCTCGCAGTCAGCCCGGCCCTGACGATCCCCGAGGGCGAGCTCGCCTGGCGGTTCTCGCGTTCCTCGGGCCCGGGCGGGCAGGGTGTCAACACCACGGACTCGCGCGTCGAGCTGTCGTGGGACGTCGAGGCGTCGGCCGTCCTGTCCGACTCCCAGCGCGCGCGCCTCCTCGCCCGCCTCGACAAGAGGCTCGTCGCCGGGGTGCTCACCGTGACGGCGAGCGAGAACCGCGAGCAGCTCCGCAACCGGGCCGCCGCGCGGACGCGCCTCGCGGTGCTCGTCGCCGAGGGCCTCGCTCCGCCGGCGCGGCAGCGCCGGGCGACCCGCCCCACGCGCGGCTCGCAGGAACGTCGCCTCGCGGCGAAGAAGCAGCGGACCACGACCAAGCAGATGCGCCGCCGCCCCACGGACTGA
- a CDS encoding DUF5979 domain-containing protein, with product MTALPDRRTHTGRRSPVAFLLTLLLALTSVLTTIPAAHAATGTPISVDSISFSKQELADGSTQELTVRWSVPGEATNPVSVSVDLPAGLTGRADRFAMISPDGDPAGECVVGATTITCTVDPAYVDGHEVAMSGEFTVRADVWLENLSTVEHVFDFGTVDGPVTVTVTPNPDRCTESCTYQGQHEGKWGWYDNLTDTITWTVSVPAPSDGMPAGLDVVVEDVLDPTAYELIGTPTVYEGRSTSYDRLGREQADLRAKGPSDVTVSADGLRVEFTSVAGAAGESLPPGHTGLTGSVYRVEWTVRALDEGKATTYANTARYTIEGDVSHVVTGQATRWSGSGTVVGRNFGKLQLTKELHGDTTLTSAFSVRYTALLDGQVTDERTVELRDGQTFLTDELFKGTTVRLEEIAPTGPENVTWADPVFVQPDGTTSERLELTFGADRSNLGGVTEIRLVNRATLARAAVQAHKVVVNDDGLRLPQDLSFTLAYAWDAVPGRGIGAGSGRVTLPATGDRVSVPDLPVGATVRFTEPAPTKVPGGTWSSPAVSPSEVFVTDASGTVDVTVTNTVTRDLGAFSLTKRLAGDGAGLVTDPTFTVRWSYPADPAQGIDEAGTGEVTVTAGEPAIVVDQVPAGARVTLTEVLDEVEGGTWGETAFSEQTFTVIKDDVVAVDLDNVITLNAGFVSVRKAIEGTGAGLVPADDTFVVRYTYPAGTGFAAGDGRLVVPADGEVVTSGPLPYGAVLTLSELPPADVAGATWGEVGTFAPRVVTIGDGTTSEVTLTNSISRDVGAFALSKRVEGSGAALVAPEDEYTFTYSYPAGDTWAALEATTVSVPGDGTTVTVRDIPAGAVVTVAEDSPEAVEGGTWSAPTYGAANSFVVTKDSTYALDVVNSIERTTGYLSVRKDVVGTGAHLLPADAEFVVRYTYPAGDGFAAGEGTVVVTADGVPGVSEPLPYGALVTLVEEAPAPVAGATWTEAVLSTEQVRVGDGTVVGVVVTNTLDTNPARPGPGVDRLSNTGVTVPLALLGGAVLLVAGGATLRVAARRRRS from the coding sequence GTGACTGCCCTGCCCGACCGGAGAACGCACACAGGACGACGATCACCGGTCGCCTTCCTGCTGACCCTCCTCCTCGCGCTCACCTCGGTACTGACCACCATCCCCGCCGCCCATGCGGCGACCGGGACCCCGATCTCGGTCGACAGCATCTCGTTCAGCAAGCAGGAGCTCGCCGACGGCAGCACCCAGGAGCTCACCGTCCGGTGGAGCGTCCCCGGCGAGGCGACGAACCCCGTCAGCGTGAGCGTCGACCTGCCCGCGGGACTCACCGGGCGAGCGGACCGGTTCGCGATGATCTCTCCCGACGGTGATCCGGCCGGGGAGTGCGTCGTGGGCGCCACGACCATCACGTGCACCGTGGACCCCGCGTACGTCGACGGGCACGAGGTCGCCATGAGCGGGGAGTTCACCGTCCGGGCCGACGTCTGGCTCGAGAACCTCTCGACCGTCGAGCACGTGTTCGACTTCGGTACCGTCGACGGCCCCGTCACCGTGACCGTCACGCCCAACCCCGACCGCTGCACGGAGAGCTGCACCTACCAGGGCCAGCACGAGGGCAAGTGGGGCTGGTACGACAACCTCACCGACACGATCACCTGGACGGTGTCCGTCCCCGCGCCGAGCGACGGCATGCCCGCAGGGCTCGACGTCGTCGTCGAGGACGTGCTCGACCCCACGGCCTACGAGCTCATCGGCACGCCCACCGTCTACGAGGGCCGCTCCACGAGCTACGACCGGCTCGGCCGCGAGCAGGCCGACCTCCGGGCCAAGGGACCCTCCGACGTCACCGTCTCCGCGGACGGGCTGCGGGTCGAGTTCACCTCGGTCGCCGGTGCCGCGGGCGAGTCGCTCCCCCCAGGTCACACCGGTCTGACCGGGTCGGTCTACCGCGTCGAGTGGACGGTCCGCGCCCTCGACGAGGGCAAGGCCACCACCTACGCGAACACGGCCCGGTACACGATCGAGGGAGACGTCTCGCACGTCGTCACGGGACAGGCCACGCGCTGGTCGGGCTCCGGCACCGTCGTCGGCCGCAACTTCGGCAAGCTCCAGCTCACCAAGGAGCTCCACGGCGACACGACCCTGACCTCGGCGTTCAGCGTGCGCTACACGGCGCTGCTCGACGGCCAGGTCACCGACGAGCGCACCGTCGAGCTGCGCGACGGCCAGACGTTCCTCACCGACGAGCTGTTCAAGGGCACCACGGTCCGCCTCGAGGAGATCGCGCCCACCGGACCGGAGAACGTCACCTGGGCCGACCCCGTCTTCGTCCAGCCGGACGGCACCACTTCCGAGCGCCTCGAGCTGACCTTCGGCGCCGACCGGTCGAACCTCGGTGGCGTCACCGAGATCCGCCTGGTCAACCGGGCGACCCTCGCCCGCGCAGCCGTCCAGGCCCACAAGGTCGTCGTCAACGACGACGGCCTCCGCCTCCCTCAGGACCTGTCGTTCACCCTGGCCTACGCCTGGGACGCCGTGCCCGGCCGCGGCATCGGGGCGGGCAGCGGCCGCGTGACCCTGCCCGCCACGGGTGACCGGGTCTCGGTCCCCGACCTCCCGGTCGGGGCGACCGTCCGCTTCACCGAGCCCGCCCCGACGAAGGTCCCGGGCGGCACCTGGTCGTCGCCCGCCGTCTCGCCCTCCGAGGTGTTCGTGACCGACGCGAGCGGCACCGTGGACGTGACCGTCACCAACACCGTGACGCGGGACCTCGGCGCGTTCAGCCTCACCAAGCGCCTCGCGGGGGACGGGGCCGGGCTCGTGACCGACCCCACGTTCACCGTCCGGTGGTCCTACCCCGCCGACCCGGCGCAGGGCATCGACGAGGCGGGCACCGGCGAGGTGACCGTCACGGCGGGCGAGCCCGCGATCGTAGTCGACCAGGTGCCCGCGGGCGCCCGCGTCACGCTCACGGAGGTCCTCGACGAGGTCGAGGGCGGCACCTGGGGCGAAACGGCGTTCAGCGAGCAGACGTTCACCGTGATCAAGGACGACGTCGTGGCCGTCGACCTCGACAACGTCATCACCCTGAACGCGGGGTTCGTCTCGGTCCGCAAGGCGATCGAGGGGACCGGCGCAGGGCTCGTGCCCGCCGACGACACGTTCGTCGTGCGGTACACGTACCCCGCGGGCACGGGCTTCGCCGCTGGCGACGGTCGGCTCGTCGTGCCGGCGGACGGCGAGGTCGTCACGAGCGGTCCCCTGCCCTACGGTGCGGTCCTGACCCTCTCCGAGCTCCCCCCTGCCGACGTCGCAGGAGCGACCTGGGGCGAGGTCGGCACCTTCGCGCCCAGGGTCGTGACGATCGGTGACGGGACGACGAGCGAGGTCACGCTCACCAACTCGATCTCGCGGGACGTGGGTGCGTTCGCGCTCTCCAAGCGTGTCGAGGGGTCAGGTGCCGCGCTCGTCGCGCCCGAGGACGAGTACACGTTCACCTACTCCTATCCTGCCGGGGACACCTGGGCGGCCCTCGAAGCGACGACGGTCTCGGTGCCTGGTGACGGCACCACCGTGACGGTTCGCGACATCCCCGCCGGGGCCGTGGTCACGGTCGCCGAGGACTCGCCCGAGGCCGTCGAGGGCGGCACCTGGTCGGCCCCGACGTACGGCGCGGCGAACAGCTTCGTCGTCACGAAGGACTCGACCTACGCGCTCGACGTCGTCAACTCGATCGAGCGGACGACCGGGTACCTCTCGGTGCGCAAGGACGTCGTCGGCACGGGTGCGCACCTCCTGCCGGCCGACGCCGAGTTCGTCGTGCGCTACACGTACCCCGCGGGGGACGGCTTCGCAGCGGGCGAGGGCACCGTGGTCGTCACGGCCGACGGCGTGCCCGGCGTCAGCGAGCCCCTCCCCTACGGCGCCCTCGTGACGCTCGTCGAGGAGGCGCCCGCGCCGGTCGCCGGTGCCACCTGGACCGAGGCCGTCCTCAGCACCGAGCAGGTCCGCGTCGGCGACGGCACCGTGGTCGGGGTCGTCGTGACCAACACGCTCGACACGAACCCGGCACGCCCGGGCCCGGGGGTCGACCGGCTCTCGAACACCGGCGTCACGGTGCCGCTCGCTCTCCTCGGGGGCGCGGTGCTCCTGGTCGCGGGCGGTGCGACGCTGCGGGTCGCCGCTCGACGGCGCCGGTCGTGA
- a CDS encoding SRPBCC family protein — protein sequence MRPLVRRTAAAALLVGALLLTRRLTMTWGTRDGEPSEPLAGDEIVPDADAVATRAVTIDAPPREVWKWVLQLGQGRGGFYSYEWLENLVGCDIENADRVDPRWQRLAVGDDVRLHPDVALRVAAMVPDRHLVLRGAVPVGASAPPYDFTWSFVLRPVADGATRLVVRERYGYTRWWSGAIVEPVQPVSFLMSARMLRGIRDRAEGRVGEKAA from the coding sequence ATGAGACCGCTCGTACGACGGACCGCCGCTGCGGCGCTCCTGGTCGGAGCGCTGCTCCTGACCCGACGCCTGACCATGACCTGGGGGACCCGCGACGGCGAGCCGTCCGAGCCGCTCGCGGGCGACGAGATCGTCCCCGACGCCGACGCGGTCGCGACCCGCGCCGTCACGATCGACGCCCCGCCGCGCGAGGTGTGGAAGTGGGTCCTGCAGCTCGGCCAGGGGCGCGGAGGCTTCTACAGCTACGAGTGGCTCGAGAACCTCGTGGGCTGCGACATCGAGAACGCGGACCGGGTCGATCCCCGGTGGCAGCGTCTCGCGGTCGGCGACGACGTGCGCCTCCACCCCGACGTCGCGCTGCGCGTCGCCGCGATGGTCCCGGACCGGCACCTCGTGCTGCGGGGAGCGGTGCCGGTCGGTGCGTCGGCGCCGCCGTACGACTTCACCTGGTCGTTCGTGCTGCGCCCCGTCGCCGACGGCGCCACGCGCCTCGTCGTGCGCGAGCGCTACGGGTACACGCGCTGGTGGTCCGGGGCGATCGTCGAACCGGTCCAGCCCGTCAGCTTCCTCATGAGCGCGCGCATGCTGCGCGGCATCCGCGACCGCGCCGAGGGGCGCGTGGGCGAGAAGGCCGCCTGA